From Frateuria aurantia DSM 6220, one genomic window encodes:
- the dut gene encoding dUTP diphosphatase: MIDVELKILDERLGRSIPLPEPATPGSAGMDLRAAIAGQLTLEPGASVLVPTGFAIHIGDAGWCGLIVPRSGLGHRQGLVMGNLTGVIDADYQGPLLISCWNRSEQPVTISEGDRIAQLLLVPVGRARFQLVDEFAASQRGEGGFGSTGVG, encoded by the coding sequence ATGATCGATGTAGAACTGAAAATCCTCGATGAACGCCTGGGCCGGTCGATTCCCCTGCCTGAACCGGCCACGCCGGGCAGCGCGGGCATGGACCTGCGTGCGGCCATCGCCGGCCAGCTGACGCTGGAGCCCGGCGCCAGCGTGCTGGTGCCGACGGGATTCGCGATCCATATCGGTGATGCGGGCTGGTGCGGATTGATCGTGCCGCGTTCAGGCCTGGGCCATCGCCAGGGGCTGGTGATGGGCAATCTGACCGGGGTGATCGATGCTGATTATCAGGGACCCTTGCTGATTTCCTGCTGGAACCGTTCCGAACAGCCGGTGACCATCAGCGAGGGCGACCGCATTGCCCAGCTTTTGCTGGTGCCGGTCGGTCGGGCCCGCTTCCAGCTGGTCGACGAGTTCGCCGCCAGCCAGCGCGGCGAAGGCGGCTTTGGTTCGACCGGCGTCGGCTGA
- a CDS encoding DUF5056 domain-containing protein, with amino-acid sequence MKPMEPFPPEVSDDDSLARALRREAARGPGWLADDGFSDRVMQRLPPRRHRRSARWWPVMGSLLGGVLMVCADSRWRTLPALFSRIDQPGVMLAMVLMLTPILLTCLLLLLLDPESD; translated from the coding sequence ATGAAACCCATGGAACCCTTTCCGCCCGAAGTATCAGATGACGATAGCCTGGCTCGGGCGCTGCGGCGGGAGGCGGCCCGCGGTCCCGGCTGGCTGGCCGATGACGGTTTTTCCGATCGAGTGATGCAACGGCTTCCGCCTCGGCGCCACCGTCGTTCTGCCCGCTGGTGGCCCGTCATGGGCAGTTTGCTGGGCGGGGTGCTGATGGTTTGTGCCGATTCGCGCTGGCGGACCCTGCCGGCCCTGTTCAGCCGCATCGACCAGCCTGGCGTGATGCTGGCGATGGTCTTGATGCTGACCCCGATACTGCTGACCTGTCTGTTGCTGCTGCTGCTCGATCCCGAGAGCGATTGA
- a CDS encoding SPOR domain-containing protein, whose amino-acid sequence MAPSRPSRKKGRQAVRNSQGGFPGWGWAIIGLLGGALLMWFFVLHRAGPSQGPVIGMTPKTEPRAGAQPSSAPAQDSTAPAPPKKPQYDFYSVLPEKDVRIPDAELSAKVRAEQQAPPATPPARPTAPLPSAPGKTITAAPSLTGNAGGPDSYLLQIGAFPNSGDAEALKARLAMQGFVANVQNVTINGQAYHRVRLGPFQSATVLESTKQRLAAAGIHAIALKEGK is encoded by the coding sequence ATGGCCCCATCCCGACCATCCCGCAAGAAAGGACGCCAGGCGGTACGCAACAGCCAGGGAGGCTTCCCGGGCTGGGGCTGGGCCATCATCGGCCTGCTCGGCGGCGCCTTGCTGATGTGGTTCTTCGTGCTGCATCGTGCAGGCCCTTCACAGGGCCCGGTGATCGGGATGACGCCCAAGACCGAGCCCCGGGCCGGTGCCCAGCCGTCCAGCGCGCCTGCCCAGGATTCAACCGCACCGGCACCGCCGAAGAAGCCGCAGTACGACTTCTATTCGGTACTTCCCGAAAAGGACGTGCGGATTCCCGATGCCGAGCTCAGCGCCAAGGTCAGGGCCGAGCAGCAGGCCCCGCCGGCCACGCCGCCCGCACGTCCGACCGCGCCGCTGCCCTCGGCTCCGGGCAAGACCATCACCGCCGCCCCGTCGCTGACCGGCAATGCCGGCGGTCCGGACAGCTACCTGCTGCAGATCGGTGCCTTCCCCAACAGCGGTGACGCCGAGGCGCTGAAGGCCAGACTGGCCATGCAGGGCTTTGTAGCCAATGTGCAGAATGTGACCATCAACGGCCAGGCCTACCACCGGGTCCGGCTGGGTCCGTTCCAGTCGGCGACCGTGCTGGAAAGCACCAAACAGCGCCTGGCCGCCGCCGGCATCCATGCGATCGCGTTGAAGGAAGGCAAATAA
- a CDS encoding DUF6249 domain-containing protein, whose protein sequence is MSDPMDSLTGLMAVVLSLSMPVVMLLILLKYRSRSEERRQALYLEAIRQGKSIDLVLHLGSQRLWATYRTGMVLAMLGLGLLAAGLVESDRDWMAAAFLPLCIGLGFLVSFRYQRRAERGSLRAGQDAGAGDA, encoded by the coding sequence ATGAGTGACCCGATGGACAGTCTGACCGGATTGATGGCGGTAGTGCTGTCGCTGTCGATGCCGGTAGTGATGCTGCTGATTTTGTTGAAATACCGTTCGCGCAGCGAGGAACGGCGGCAGGCCCTGTATCTGGAGGCCATCCGGCAGGGCAAGTCGATCGATCTGGTGCTGCACCTGGGCAGCCAGCGCCTGTGGGCCACCTACCGTACCGGGATGGTGCTGGCGATGCTGGGTCTGGGGCTGCTGGCGGCCGGGCTGGTCGAGAGCGATCGGGACTGGATGGCGGCTGCCTTTTTGCCGCTGTGCATCGGCCTGGGTTTTCTGGTCAGCTTCCGCTATCAGCGACGTGCCGAGCGTGGCTCGCTGCGTGCGGGACAGGATGCCGGGGCAGGCGATGCATGA
- the radC gene encoding RadC family protein: MSIKHWPANERPREKLLGQGCQHLSDAELLAVLVGSGCRGKDAIALGRELLQGAGGLRALLAGQTPWPSVPGLGPAKQARLMASLELARRALGEELQQRTTLSNPADSGRFLRARLGHLPYEVFACLYLDNRHRVLAFEELFRGTIDGANIYPREVVRACLSHNANAVIFAHNHPSGVAEPSQADRHVTGLLKQALDLVGVRVLDHLIIGEGQPTSMASLGLL, translated from the coding sequence ATGAGCATCAAGCACTGGCCCGCCAATGAACGCCCCCGCGAAAAGCTGCTGGGCCAGGGCTGCCAGCATCTGTCGGATGCCGAGTTGCTGGCCGTACTGGTGGGCTCGGGCTGCCGCGGCAAGGATGCGATCGCGCTGGGGCGCGAGCTGCTGCAGGGCGCGGGTGGTCTGCGCGCCCTGCTGGCCGGCCAGACACCCTGGCCCTCGGTGCCGGGACTGGGCCCGGCCAAGCAGGCCAGGCTGATGGCCAGTCTGGAACTGGCGAGGCGGGCACTGGGCGAGGAACTGCAGCAGCGCACCACGCTGTCCAATCCCGCCGACAGCGGGCGCTTTCTGCGGGCCAGGCTGGGACATCTGCCCTACGAGGTGTTTGCCTGCCTGTATCTGGACAATCGCCACCGGGTACTGGCCTTCGAGGAATTGTTCCGCGGCACCATCGACGGCGCCAATATCTATCCGCGGGAAGTGGTCCGGGCCTGTCTGAGCCACAATGCCAATGCAGTGATCTTCGCCCACAACCACCCCTCGGGTGTGGCCGAACCCAGCCAGGCCGACCGTCATGTCACCGGCCTGCTGAAGCAGGCGCTGGATCTGGTCGGAGTACGGGTGCTGGATCATCTGATCATCGGTGAAGGCCAACCCACCTCGATGGCCAGTCTGGGCCTGCTCTGA
- a CDS encoding RNA polymerase sigma factor, with the protein MSEHGPSDQVLVARALFNDDRHAFDTLVRRHQSALRIWLARLCHGDLAGADDLAQETFLQAWRRLDQFRGEAQFSTWLHSIGYRQFLMRERRHAGARAREAVDAAVLEQWPDPRPAVDQRFAMERDLAAAMAVLSPHEYAAIVQCFLLEHPQEEAAQVMGCAVGTVKSHIFRARQKLRQALAAWHSKESS; encoded by the coding sequence ATGAGCGAGCACGGTCCTTCCGATCAAGTGCTGGTGGCACGGGCCTTGTTTAACGATGACCGTCATGCGTTCGACACGCTGGTACGACGGCATCAGTCGGCCTTGCGCATCTGGTTGGCACGATTGTGTCACGGAGACCTGGCCGGAGCCGACGACCTGGCCCAGGAAACATTCCTGCAGGCCTGGCGGCGGCTGGACCAGTTCCGCGGCGAGGCGCAGTTCAGCACATGGCTGCACAGCATCGGCTATCGCCAGTTCCTGATGCGTGAGCGCAGGCATGCTGGCGCACGAGCGCGTGAGGCTGTCGATGCGGCCGTTCTGGAGCAATGGCCGGATCCGCGACCGGCAGTGGATCAGCGCTTTGCCATGGAGCGCGATCTGGCGGCGGCCATGGCCGTGCTCAGTCCGCATGAATATGCAGCGATCGTGCAATGCTTTCTGCTGGAGCATCCGCAGGAGGAGGCTGCCCAGGTCATGGGCTGTGCCGTGGGCACGGTCAAGTCCCATATCTTCCGCGCGCGACAGAAACTGCGGCAGGCGCTTGCGGCCTGGCACAGCAAGGAATCATCATGA
- a CDS encoding efflux RND transporter permease subunit — translation MNLFAPLVRRPAGVSLLAIGLLLAGLFAYALLGVAVLPSLDVPGVMISANLPGASADTMATTVAAPLERHLGRIPGVDQMYSSSSEGATMIQLQFHLSRNTDSAARDVQAAINEAQSDLPSSLPSPPQYFKFNTSSIPILLISLTSKGMSSERLYDLADSLISPALSRVSGVARVQVFGGAARAVRVELNNQALNSMGLTSLDVRNVLIAANVSEPVGALSDGKTQTMVQTNDALHTAKDFRQLMIKMVNGVPVHLSDVATVEDGAEDIYQAAWFNGERSVNLQLSKRPEANAIETVAAIRAALPGLRALLPGNVVVTPIFDLTQTTKSALNEVQTSLLISIVLVIVVMLVFLRRTGPTLIATLSVPLSLAGAFVVMWALGYTLNTLSLMALVLCVGFVVDDAIVVIENIVRHMEGGASPMEAALRGVGEIGFTVISITLSLIAVFAPLLFGDNMLVMLLREFSVTLTAAVVISAIVSLTVTPALCAFFLDHHQPSDREPSRWERALERFDQQLLATYSRGLDWAMRHRRLMRWQPLILLFATVGLAVAVVKTAGGSFMPQEDMGMMQASVRADINISPAEMKQRLFKVSTLIQHDPAVADVTTVLGSDSGGAVGNNGQLFIDLKPYGQGPGQRPDKVTEVIRRLSDQAAKMPDIALYLQPVQMLGGGGGGNTKAAQYTFQLISDDGQNVQPSVLKLVRAMRTQRELKDVSSSLDEVGIQKILYVDRDRASRLGVGMGTIDSVLSYAMAQSPVSVIYSQLNQYRVVLVSKAAEQATADTLLHTWVPVSASSASGNPVLSSMTTLASLGHLETQNVPSSIEHQNQLQAADISYNLAPGMTPDRAMKLVTQLARQALPAGIRVDFTGDNQRLADMQSNGTVLLIGAICAMYIVLGVLYESLGHPLTILSTLPAAGAGAFLAMLVTHTQLTLIAIIAVLLLIGIVKKNAIMMVDFALRAEREQGLPAPEAIRQAALVRFRPITMTTLVAMGAALPLAIGFGVGSEMRQPLGIAIVGGLLVSQLLTLLSTPAIYLWNHDRKQRKAARQARRAARKAAVAP, via the coding sequence TTGAATCTGTTCGCACCACTCGTGCGCCGCCCGGCCGGTGTTTCCTTGCTGGCGATCGGTCTGCTGCTGGCGGGACTGTTCGCCTATGCGTTGCTCGGCGTCGCCGTGCTGCCCTCGCTGGATGTGCCGGGAGTGATGATCTCGGCCAATCTGCCGGGGGCCAGCGCCGATACCATGGCCACGACCGTGGCGGCGCCGCTGGAGCGTCACCTGGGCCGGATTCCCGGTGTCGACCAGATGTATTCCAGCAGCAGTGAAGGTGCAACCATGATCCAGTTGCAGTTTCATCTCAGCCGCAATACCGACAGCGCCGCACGTGATGTGCAGGCGGCCATCAACGAGGCGCAGTCGGATCTGCCCAGCAGCCTGCCCAGCCCGCCGCAGTACTTCAAGTTCAATACCAGCTCGATCCCCATCCTGCTGATCTCCCTGACCTCCAAGGGCATGTCCTCGGAGCGGCTTTACGATCTGGCGGACTCGCTGATCTCGCCGGCGCTGTCGCGGGTATCCGGGGTGGCCAGAGTCCAGGTCTTCGGCGGCGCGGCCCGCGCGGTTCGGGTGGAATTGAACAATCAGGCCCTGAACTCGATGGGCCTGACCTCGCTGGACGTGCGCAACGTGCTGATCGCGGCCAATGTCAGCGAGCCGGTAGGTGCGCTCAGCGATGGCAAGACCCAGACCATGGTGCAGACCAATGACGCCCTGCACACGGCCAAGGACTTCCGGCAGCTGATGATCAAGATGGTCAACGGCGTGCCGGTGCACCTGTCCGATGTGGCCACGGTGGAAGACGGGGCCGAGGATATCTACCAGGCGGCCTGGTTCAATGGCGAACGCTCGGTCAATCTGCAGCTGAGCAAGCGGCCCGAGGCCAATGCCATCGAGACGGTCGCAGCGATACGTGCCGCGCTGCCGGGATTGCGGGCCTTGCTGCCGGGCAATGTCGTGGTGACACCGATCTTCGATTTGACCCAGACCACCAAGTCGGCGCTCAACGAGGTGCAGACCTCGCTGCTGATCAGCATCGTGCTGGTGATCGTGGTGATGCTGGTCTTCTTGCGCCGGACGGGACCGACGCTGATCGCGACCTTGAGCGTTCCGCTGTCGCTGGCCGGCGCCTTCGTGGTGATGTGGGCGCTTGGCTATACGCTCAATACCTTGTCGCTGATGGCGCTGGTGCTGTGTGTGGGCTTTGTGGTCGATGACGCGATCGTGGTGATCGAGAACATCGTGCGGCATATGGAGGGGGGCGCCAGCCCGATGGAAGCGGCTCTGCGGGGCGTGGGCGAGATCGGCTTCACCGTGATCTCGATTACTCTGTCCTTGATCGCGGTGTTCGCGCCCTTGCTGTTCGGCGACAACATGCTGGTGATGCTGCTGCGCGAATTCTCGGTGACCTTGACCGCGGCGGTAGTGATCTCGGCCATCGTGTCGCTGACCGTGACGCCGGCGCTGTGCGCCTTTTTCCTCGATCACCATCAACCCTCGGATCGTGAGCCTTCGCGCTGGGAACGGGCGCTGGAACGCTTTGACCAGCAATTGCTGGCTACCTACAGTCGTGGTCTGGATTGGGCGATGCGTCACCGGCGGCTGATGCGCTGGCAGCCGCTGATCCTGCTCTTTGCCACCGTGGGCCTGGCCGTGGCGGTGGTCAAGACCGCCGGCGGCAGCTTCATGCCGCAAGAGGATATGGGCATGATGCAGGCCTCGGTCCGCGCCGATATCAATATCTCCCCTGCCGAGATGAAACAGCGCTTGTTCAAGGTGTCCACCCTGATCCAGCATGATCCGGCAGTCGCTGACGTGACGACGGTGCTGGGAAGCGACAGCGGGGGTGCGGTCGGCAACAACGGGCAGTTGTTCATTGATCTCAAGCCCTACGGGCAGGGTCCTGGCCAGCGTCCGGACAAGGTCACCGAAGTGATCCGCAGGCTGAGCGATCAGGCGGCCAAAATGCCGGACATAGCCTTGTATCTGCAGCCGGTCCAGATGCTGGGCGGCGGTGGCGGAGGCAATACCAAGGCCGCTCAATACACCTTCCAGCTGATCAGTGACGATGGTCAGAACGTGCAGCCCTCGGTGCTGAAGCTGGTGCGTGCGATGCGGACACAGCGGGAATTGAAGGATGTCAGTTCCAGCCTGGATGAAGTGGGCATCCAGAAGATCCTGTATGTGGATCGTGACCGGGCCAGCCGCCTGGGCGTCGGGATGGGCACCATCGATTCGGTGCTTTCCTATGCGATGGCCCAGAGCCCGGTTTCGGTGATTTATTCACAGTTGAACCAGTATCGGGTGGTATTGGTGTCCAAGGCGGCCGAGCAGGCCACCGCCGACACCTTGCTGCATACCTGGGTACCGGTCAGCGCCAGTTCGGCCAGCGGCAACCCCGTGCTGAGCTCGATGACGACGCTGGCTTCGCTGGGTCATCTGGAGACGCAGAACGTGCCCAGCTCTATCGAGCATCAGAACCAGCTGCAAGCCGCGGATATTTCCTACAATCTGGCCCCGGGCATGACGCCGGACCGGGCCATGAAGCTGGTCACCCAGCTGGCGCGTCAGGCGTTGCCGGCCGGAATCCGGGTGGACTTCACCGGTGACAACCAGCGGCTGGCGGACATGCAGTCCAACGGCACGGTGCTGCTGATCGGCGCGATTTGCGCGATGTATATCGTGCTGGGCGTATTGTACGAGAGTCTGGGGCATCCGCTGACGATTCTGTCGACCCTGCCGGCAGCTGGCGCCGGCGCGTTTCTGGCGATGCTGGTGACTCACACCCAGTTGACCCTGATCGCGATCATCGCGGTGTTGCTGCTGATCGGCATCGTCAAGAAAAACGCGATCATGATGGTCGACTTTGCATTGAGGGCCGAACGGGAGCAGGGCCTGCCGGCACCCGAGGCCATACGCCAGGCCGCACTGGTCCGCTTCCGCCCGATCACCATGACCACTCTGGTCGCGATGGGTGCGGCCTTGCCGCTGGCGATCGGTTTCGGAGTCGGTTCGGAAATGCGCCAGCCGTTGGGCATCGCGATCGTCGGCGGGCTGCTGGTCTCCCAGCTGCTGACCTTGCTCAGCACGCCGGCCATCTATTTGTGGAATCATGATCGCAAGCAGCGCAAGGCGGCACGCCAGGCTCGACGTGCGGCCCGCAAGGCAGCGGTGGCTCCGTGA
- a CDS encoding MATE family efflux transporter, translating to MASRPSAPPSLTEGPIGRRLLMFSLPILASNILQSLNGSINAFWIGHYFGEAALLATGNVTLILFLALSAVFGIGMACTILVGQAMGARDMAAAQRVAGTGAVFFLAVASLFAVIGDLGVDAILRMLETPATSLPYAHDYLKVIFIAMPAMFFFTFLMMALRGAGDAKTPFLFMLLSVMLDIVLNPLLMFGWGPIPALGITGSATATLIGQSFSVLALLATLYHRRHPLCLRGPALAYLVPDPVIVKALVGKGLPMGLQMIGISSSAIFMMRLVNTYGTDTGAAYNAAVQLWTYVQMPAMAIGAAVSAMAAQNVGAGQWHRITQIARSGLLINLLLTGTLVIVIYLAGAWAMRLFLPAGSPAIAAALHLNAIVLWTFVLFGLTFILFGIVRSTGAVWPPLIILVIAMWLVRPPFAILLRPYWGVDAVWWSFPVGSVVAVGLAWAYYRWGHWRAAHMLPPSRLSSPLGERHLDGDKNGKTAS from the coding sequence ATGGCCTCACGCCCCAGCGCCCCGCCCTCCCTGACCGAAGGACCGATCGGCCGGCGACTGCTGATGTTTTCACTGCCGATTCTGGCCAGCAATATCCTGCAGTCGCTGAACGGCTCGATCAATGCGTTCTGGATCGGCCACTATTTCGGCGAAGCCGCCTTGCTGGCCACCGGCAATGTCACCCTGATACTGTTTCTGGCTCTGAGTGCGGTATTCGGCATCGGCATGGCCTGCACCATTCTGGTCGGCCAGGCCATGGGGGCCCGCGACATGGCGGCGGCACAGCGGGTGGCAGGTACCGGCGCCGTATTTTTTCTGGCGGTCGCCTCGCTGTTCGCAGTGATCGGCGATCTCGGTGTCGATGCCATCCTGCGCATGCTGGAAACCCCCGCCACCTCGCTGCCCTATGCCCACGATTATCTGAAGGTCATCTTCATCGCGATGCCGGCCATGTTCTTCTTCACCTTTCTGATGATGGCGCTGCGCGGTGCCGGTGATGCCAAGACCCCTTTCCTGTTCATGCTGCTGTCGGTGATGCTGGATATCGTGCTCAACCCCCTTCTGATGTTCGGCTGGGGCCCGATTCCTGCGCTGGGCATCACCGGCTCGGCCACAGCCACCCTGATCGGCCAGAGCTTCAGCGTGCTGGCCCTGCTGGCCACCCTCTATCACCGCCGGCATCCACTGTGCCTGCGTGGTCCGGCGCTGGCCTATCTGGTACCGGACCCGGTCATCGTCAAGGCCCTGGTCGGCAAGGGCCTGCCGATGGGTCTGCAGATGATAGGGATATCCTCCTCGGCGATTTTCATGATGCGTCTGGTCAATACCTATGGCACCGACACCGGCGCGGCCTACAATGCGGCCGTGCAGCTGTGGACCTACGTGCAGATGCCGGCGATGGCAATCGGTGCCGCCGTCTCGGCGATGGCGGCACAAAACGTGGGAGCCGGCCAATGGCACCGCATCACCCAGATCGCCCGCTCCGGCCTTCTGATCAACCTGCTGCTGACCGGCACGCTGGTGATCGTCATCTATCTGGCCGGTGCCTGGGCCATGCGCCTGTTCCTGCCCGCCGGCAGTCCCGCCATCGCCGCCGCACTGCACCTGAACGCCATCGTGTTGTGGACCTTCGTCCTGTTCGGGCTGACCTTCATCCTGTTCGGTATCGTGCGCTCCACCGGTGCCGTCTGGCCGCCACTGATCATCCTGGTGATCGCGATGTGGCTAGTCCGCCCCCCGTTCGCGATCCTGCTGCGCCCGTACTGGGGCGTGGACGCGGTATGGTGGAGTTTTCCGGTCGGCTCGGTGGTCGCGGTCGGCCTGGCGTGGGCTTATTACCGTTGGGGCCACTGGCGCGCGGCGCATATGCTGCCGCCATCCAGGTTGTCATCGCCGCTGGGCGAGCGGCATCTCGACGGCGACAAGAACGGCAAGACCGCCAGCTGA
- the argS gene encoding arginine--tRNA ligase, with protein sequence MKESLRELVLQAVQSLVTAGALPADLSLPAFVIERARSREHGDFATNLAMMLAKPARAKPRDIAQQLVDALPASPLVARCEIAGPGFINFFLSPQAYEAEVLRVLDQGEHYGRSTHGAGRRVGVEFVSANPTGPLHVGHGRAAAIGDCLSRLLHATGWDVKREFYYNDAGVQIQNLAISVQARARGISPDQAEWPEGGYRGDYIADVAQAYLNRETAMADGKEVVGAGDPENLEAIRQFAVASLRHEQDLDLKAFGAGFDVYFLESSLYAEGKVEETVRELIAHGHTYEEGGALWLKSTDFGDDKDRVMRKSDGSYTYFVPDVAYHLSKWQRGYERAITELGSDHHGSLARVKAGLQALDTGIPKNWPEYVLHQMVTVMRGGEEVKISKRAGSYVTLRDLIEEVGRDATRFFLIARKADSQLVFDIDLARSQSNDNPVYYIQYAHARICSALRQAEEKGMPFDEANGRAKLARLESEHEQILLGELSKLPEVLETAALNLEPHLVANWLRELAAAFHGYYNSCQFLVDDKDLRDARLCLALATRQVIRNGLDLLGLGAPESM encoded by the coding sequence GTGAAAGAATCATTGCGCGAACTCGTCCTGCAAGCCGTCCAGAGCCTGGTCACCGCCGGCGCCCTGCCCGCTGATCTGAGCCTGCCTGCCTTCGTGATCGAACGGGCACGCAGCCGCGAGCACGGGGACTTTGCCACCAATCTGGCGATGATGCTGGCCAAGCCGGCCCGGGCCAAACCCCGCGACATTGCCCAGCAGCTGGTCGACGCCCTGCCCGCCTCGCCGCTGGTGGCGCGCTGCGAAATCGCAGGCCCCGGATTCATCAATTTTTTCCTCAGCCCCCAGGCCTATGAAGCCGAAGTGCTGCGGGTCCTGGACCAGGGTGAACATTACGGCCGTTCCACCCATGGTGCCGGCCGCCGCGTCGGCGTCGAGTTCGTCTCGGCCAATCCCACCGGTCCGCTGCATGTCGGCCATGGCCGTGCCGCTGCGATCGGCGACTGCCTGAGCCGGCTGCTGCACGCTACCGGCTGGGATGTGAAACGCGAGTTCTACTACAACGATGCCGGGGTGCAGATCCAGAATCTGGCCATTTCGGTGCAGGCGCGCGCCCGCGGCATCAGTCCGGACCAGGCCGAATGGCCGGAAGGCGGCTATCGTGGCGACTATATCGCCGACGTCGCCCAGGCCTATCTGAATCGTGAAACCGCGATGGCCGACGGCAAGGAAGTGGTCGGTGCCGGTGATCCGGAAAATCTGGAGGCGATCCGCCAGTTCGCCGTGGCCAGCCTGCGCCATGAACAGGATCTGGATCTGAAGGCCTTCGGCGCCGGCTTCGACGTCTACTTCCTGGAATCCTCGCTGTATGCCGAAGGCAAGGTCGAGGAAACCGTGCGCGAATTGATCGCCCATGGCCATACCTACGAGGAAGGCGGCGCGCTGTGGCTGAAGTCCACCGACTTCGGCGATGACAAGGACCGCGTGATGCGCAAGTCCGACGGCAGCTACACCTATTTCGTGCCGGACGTCGCCTACCATCTCAGCAAGTGGCAGCGCGGCTACGAGCGCGCCATCACCGAGCTGGGCTCGGATCATCACGGCAGTCTGGCCCGGGTCAAGGCCGGCCTGCAGGCACTGGACACCGGCATTCCGAAAAACTGGCCTGAATACGTGCTGCACCAGATGGTGACCGTGATGCGGGGCGGTGAAGAGGTCAAGATCTCCAAGCGCGCCGGCAGCTACGTGACCCTGCGCGACCTGATCGAGGAAGTCGGTCGCGATGCCACCCGCTTCTTCCTGATCGCCCGCAAGGCCGATTCGCAACTGGTGTTCGACATCGATCTGGCCCGCTCGCAGAGCAACGACAATCCGGTGTACTACATCCAGTACGCGCATGCCCGTATCTGCAGCGCGCTGCGCCAGGCCGAGGAAAAGGGCATGCCCTTCGACGAGGCCAACGGTCGGGCCAAGCTGGCTCGGCTGGAGAGCGAGCACGAGCAGATTCTGCTGGGCGAACTGTCCAAGCTGCCCGAAGTGCTGGAAACCGCCGCGCTGAATCTGGAGCCGCATCTGGTCGCCAACTGGTTGCGCGAACTTGCAGCCGCCTTCCATGGGTATTACAACTCCTGTCAGTTCCTGGTGGATGACAAGGATCTGCGCGATGCCCGGCTGTGCCTGGCCCTCGCCACCCGCCAAGTGATTCGCAACGGACTGGACCTGCTGGGCCTCGGTGCCCCGGAGAGCATGTAA
- the coaBC gene encoding bifunctional phosphopantothenoylcysteine decarboxylase/phosphopantothenate--cysteine ligase CoaBC, producing the protein MSLQQRRILLGISGGIAAYKACELVRRLRDQGAEVQVVMTEAATHFVTPTTFQALSGRPVRVDVWDSAGEAAMGHIELARWAERLLIAPASADLIGRLAHGLAGDLLTTLALATAAPLLIAPAMNQQMWAHPAVQANLAILQRRGVSVLGPAAGEQACGDVGSGRMLEALQLRDAVAASFGSDELRGLRVLVSAGPTYEDLDPVRFIGNRSSGKMGFAIAAAAVRAGAEVTLVAGPVHLATPAGVARRIDVRSTVQMQAAIYAEAARADIFVSAAAVGDYRPQEVAPHKIKKQAGEALSLALQENPDIIAGLGRQRQHPFLVGFAAETRDVARYARDKLARKGLDMIAANRVGEGLGFDMADNALSLFWADGGLDLPQGPKCELAWQLVQQIAHRYRLTRATGAVAVDSPA; encoded by the coding sequence ATGAGTCTGCAACAGCGTCGAATTTTGCTGGGTATCTCGGGTGGCATTGCCGCCTACAAGGCCTGTGAACTGGTCCGTCGCCTGCGTGACCAAGGGGCCGAAGTGCAGGTGGTGATGACCGAGGCGGCCACCCATTTCGTGACTCCGACCACCTTCCAGGCCCTCAGTGGCCGGCCGGTGCGCGTCGATGTCTGGGACTCGGCGGGCGAGGCGGCCATGGGCCATATCGAGCTGGCCCGTTGGGCCGAGCGGCTGTTGATCGCGCCAGCCAGTGCCGATCTGATCGGCCGGCTGGCCCATGGTCTGGCCGGTGATCTGCTGACGACCCTGGCGCTGGCCACCGCGGCGCCGCTGCTGATCGCACCGGCGATGAACCAGCAGATGTGGGCCCACCCGGCGGTGCAGGCCAATCTGGCGATCCTGCAGCGACGCGGAGTCAGCGTGCTGGGGCCGGCGGCCGGGGAACAGGCCTGTGGCGATGTCGGCTCCGGCCGCATGCTTGAGGCGCTGCAATTGCGCGATGCGGTGGCGGCCAGTTTCGGTTCCGACGAATTGCGCGGTCTGCGGGTCCTGGTCAGCGCCGGTCCGACGTATGAGGATCTGGATCCGGTGCGCTTTATCGGCAATCGCAGCTCCGGCAAGATGGGGTTCGCCATCGCCGCGGCGGCCGTGCGGGCCGGTGCCGAAGTCACCCTGGTGGCCGGCCCGGTGCACCTGGCCACGCCCGCGGGCGTGGCGCGGCGCATCGATGTCCGCAGTACCGTGCAGATGCAGGCGGCGATCTATGCCGAGGCCGCCCGCGCCGACATTTTCGTGTCGGCGGCGGCAGTCGGTGATTACCGGCCGCAGGAAGTGGCTCCGCACAAGATCAAGAAGCAGGCCGGCGAGGCCTTGAGCCTGGCTCTGCAGGAGAATCCGGACATCATCGCCGGCCTGGGCCGGCAGCGGCAGCATCCGTTTCTGGTCGGTTTCGCGGCCGAAACCCGTGACGTGGCGCGTTATGCACGGGACAAGCTCGCCCGCAAGGGCCTGGACATGATCGCCGCCAACCGGGTCGGCGAGGGCCTGGGCTTCGACATGGCCGACAATGCCCTGAGTCTGTTCTGGGCGGACGGTGGCCTGGATCTGCCGCAAGGACCCAAGTGCGAACTGGCCTGGCAGCTGGTGCAGCAGATTGCCCATCGCTACCGGCTGACTCGCGCGACCGGCGCTGTCGCGGTGGACAGCCCGGCTTGA